The following coding sequences lie in one Allochromatium vinosum DSM 180 genomic window:
- a CDS encoding MBL fold metallo-hydrolase, with protein MLFRQLFEPISSTYTYLLGCEETGQAILIDPVLPTWPRDLAAIAELGLKLVYTLDTHIHADHITAALTLKRESGSRIAHPAIDALPCIDVPVQEGTPLAVGGLRIDPLFTPGHTDGHHAYRLGDRVLTGDALLIDGCGRTDFQNGDAPALYHSVRETLFSLPDGTLVYPAHDYEGRQVSSIGQEKARNPRLGGDRSLADFVALMSALDLAYPTFIDYAVPGNRECGVCPTDVPEDLQQYCRQMRDSRQG; from the coding sequence ATGCTGTTCAGACAACTGTTCGAACCGATTTCCAGCACCTACACCTATCTGCTCGGCTGCGAGGAGACCGGTCAGGCGATCCTGATCGATCCGGTGCTGCCCACCTGGCCGCGCGATCTGGCGGCCATCGCCGAACTCGGGCTGAAGCTGGTCTATACGCTCGACACCCACATCCACGCCGATCACATCACGGCTGCGCTGACGCTCAAGCGCGAGTCCGGGAGCCGGATCGCGCATCCGGCCATCGACGCCCTGCCCTGCATCGACGTGCCGGTGCAGGAAGGTACGCCGCTGGCGGTCGGCGGCCTGCGGATCGATCCGCTCTTCACCCCCGGACACACCGACGGCCATCATGCCTATCGCCTCGGCGACCGCGTCTTGACCGGCGATGCACTTCTGATCGACGGCTGTGGCCGCACTGACTTCCAGAATGGCGATGCGCCGGCGCTCTATCACAGCGTGCGCGAAACCCTGTTTTCACTCCCCGATGGAACCCTGGTGTATCCGGCCCATGATTACGAAGGACGCCAGGTGTCGAGCATCGGACAGGAGAAAGCACGCAACCCGCGTCTCGGCGGCGACCGCTCGCTCGCCGACTTCGTCGCGCTCATGAGCGCGCTGGATCTGGCCTATCCGACCTTCATCGACTATGCGGTGCCGGGAAACCGGGAATGCGGCGTCTGCCCCACCGACGTGCCGGAAGATCTTCAGCAGTATTGCCGGCAGATGCGTGACAGTCGGCAGGGGTGA